In Rhodococcus rhodochrous, a single genomic region encodes these proteins:
- a CDS encoding oxygenase MpaB family protein, producing MTIDAPSTAHLHDRTDRLEPKPILREGGPRLAMSLLAGDSVRPTRAQARAFAKFAHTCDPVADDLVAAMRRDRLRVRTQFEQALEHGIETVDDPAPEVAAFIATLDDVPFWVDYDKLDLAARAIARMPMSTLMAFTTAIAFPASYVSPRVNDVLLRGGDLAKRAAGRIVETVSWSMDCTAPGGMERFGAGTKNTARVRVVHAYIRAGIDRVDDWNIDTHGRPVNQLHYCVTMIPIAGVALAVMAAGHWYSRRERDAIVHLYRYIAHTMGVTADLQVTSLDELLRLIWLAVWSEVDPDDSSAALTEAALKAVPRIYGVDGPGVANRIRSWAYYHFHADLARLSLGSGYADAVGVPRLSPMAALYPVWFARNLVRDRLSVLVPGGAGHAARRGHAERMREIAEVKRRLEVRPYERDEAVQSIRERDRELRARSA from the coding sequence GTGACGATCGATGCGCCGTCGACTGCCCACCTGCACGACCGAACCGACCGACTCGAACCGAAGCCGATCCTGAGAGAGGGTGGCCCGCGTCTGGCGATGTCGTTGCTCGCCGGCGACTCGGTACGACCCACCCGGGCCCAGGCCCGGGCGTTCGCCAAGTTCGCGCACACCTGCGATCCCGTGGCCGATGATCTGGTCGCCGCGATGCGCCGGGACCGGCTCCGCGTCCGCACGCAGTTCGAGCAGGCACTCGAACACGGCATCGAGACGGTGGACGATCCCGCACCCGAGGTGGCAGCGTTCATCGCCACCCTCGACGACGTGCCGTTCTGGGTCGACTACGACAAACTCGATCTCGCCGCGCGGGCGATCGCACGGATGCCGATGAGCACCCTCATGGCGTTCACCACCGCCATCGCCTTCCCGGCCAGCTACGTCTCCCCGCGCGTCAACGACGTGCTGCTGCGCGGCGGCGACCTCGCGAAGCGCGCCGCGGGACGGATCGTCGAGACGGTCTCGTGGTCGATGGACTGCACGGCGCCCGGCGGTATGGAGCGCTTCGGAGCGGGGACGAAGAACACCGCCCGCGTCCGCGTGGTGCACGCCTACATCCGTGCCGGGATCGACCGGGTCGACGACTGGAACATCGACACGCACGGCCGGCCCGTGAACCAGCTGCACTACTGCGTGACGATGATCCCGATCGCCGGGGTGGCCCTCGCCGTCATGGCGGCCGGTCACTGGTACTCGCGACGTGAGCGCGATGCGATCGTCCACCTCTACCGCTACATCGCCCACACCATGGGCGTGACAGCGGATCTGCAGGTCACCTCCCTCGACGAGCTCCTGCGTCTGATCTGGCTGGCGGTCTGGTCGGAGGTCGACCCCGACGACTCGTCCGCCGCTCTCACCGAGGCTGCCCTGAAAGCCGTTCCCCGTATCTACGGGGTCGATGGCCCGGGCGTGGCGAACCGCATCAGGAGCTGGGCGTACTACCACTTCCACGCCGACCTGGCCCGCCTGTCGCTCGGCTCCGGATACGCCGACGCCGTCGGTGTTCCGCGGCTGAGCCCGATGGCAGCGTTGTATCCGGTGTGGTTCGCGCGCAACCTCGTACGCGACCGCCTGAGTGTCCTGGTGCCCGGAGGCGCCGGGCACGCCGCACGGCGGGGCCACGCCGAACGCATGCGGGAGATCGCCGAGGTGAAGCGGCGGCTCGAGGTGCGGCCCTACGAACGGGACGAAGCCGTGCAGTCGATCCGCGAGCGCGACCGTGAACTGAGGGCGCGATCGGCCTGA